A window of Actinomadura viridis genomic DNA:
CCCGCCGTCCCACCGGCCAGGCCCACCGAGGTCCAGGCCGCCAGCGCCCGCGTCCGGCCGGGGCCCTCCGGGAAGGTGGTCGTCAGGAGGGTGAGCGTCGCGGGTGCCAGGACCGCCGCGCCCAGCCCCTGCGCGGCGCGGGCGGCCACCAGCACGCCCGGCGTGGTGGCCAGGCCGCCCACCAGGCTCGCCGCCGAGAACAGCGCCAGCCCCGCGGCGAAGACCCGCCGGAGGCCGTAGAGGTCGGCGAGCCGGCCCCCCAGGAGCAGGAAGCCCGCGAACGCCAGGGCGTAGCCGTTCACCACCCACTGCGGGCCCGCCGCCCCGAAGCCCAGGGCCTGCCGGATCGAGGGCAGCGCGACGTTCACCACCGAGATGTCCAGCACCACCATGAACTGCGCCGCGCAGGCCAGCGCGACCACCACCGGCCCGGCCGGGCCCCCGCCGCGCACCGCCATCCGCCCTCCCGGCAGAAGAATGTGAACGCATTGCGCCCTGCGCCGCCGGCCCGGCAGGCCCTCGCCGCGCTCGCCGCGTTCCCGGGCGGGTGGTGGCCGCGGGTCAGGAAACGCCCTGGCCGAGCCGCCGCACCTTAAGGACGTTGTCGGTGCGGACGGCCGGGCGCCCCTCGGGGGACTGCTGGGTCCGCTCGTACTCCTCGCACAGCAGCACCTCCCACTCGCCCTCGGGCAGTTCCAGGGACTCCAGCACCTCCTGAGGCGTCGGGAGATGCACGTCGTGGTGGTGGGCGTCGTGGTGGCCGTCGTGCTCCTCCCACGGGGGGAGTCCCGCGTGCCCGACCACCAGGAGCACCCCGCCGGGCGCCACCGCCGCGGCGGCGTTGCGCAGGATCTTCTCGCGCGGCATGTCCCCGCCCGAGTGCAGGAAGCAGGCGGAGACGAGGTCGAAGGTCCCGGCCGGGAAGGA
This region includes:
- a CDS encoding SAM-dependent methyltransferase, which gives rise to MADEHAWDGEFWDSRYLESDRMWSGNPNMILVREVTGMEPGTALDLGSGEGADAVWLARRGWRVTGVDISRVALERAARHAEEAGVAGRIEWRPHDLGTSFPAGTFDLVSACFLHSGGDMPREKILRNAAAAVAPGGVLLVVGHAGLPPWEEHDGHHDAHHHDVHLPTPQEVLESLELPEGEWEVLLCEEYERTQQSPEGRPAVRTDNVLKVRRLGQGVS